Genomic segment of Hydra vulgaris chromosome 11, alternate assembly HydraT2T_AEP:
ATGatgttactattttttatatatttaataaatgttatttttgcatGCAACTAGCttgatataaacaataataaacaaatttagtttatcagtatttattatcaaaatatattttgatatttttaagctTAATACACTGCCTGTTGGTGAAGACGAAACAACTGTTGCCACTCATCACCGTGATATGAAAACTGAGTATAGTAAGCTTCGTCCAGATATTAATATGCTTCTTGATTGTCAACATCGCAGTTGGTTAACTAGAGCCAAAGATTTTGAATTCAATCTTTGCACAGTTGATTTAAAAGCTAACTATCCTTGGCTTTCTATCCCTAGATTGGttggtttttaacttttttttattaagatttccAAATACTTTATgactcttatatatatatatatatatatatatatatatatatatatatatatatatatatatatatatatatatatatatacatatatatacatatatatacatatatatatatatatatgtgtgtgtgtgtgtatatatatatatatatatatatatatatatatatatatatatatatatatatatatatatatatatatatatatatatatatatatatatatatatattatatatatatatgtatgtatatatatgtatgtatatatatatatatatatttatatatatatatatatatatatatatatatatgtatgtatgtatgtatatatatatatatgtatatatatatatatgtatatatatatatgtatatatatatatatgtgtgtgtatatatatgtatatatatatatatgtatatatatgtgtgtatacatatatatatatatatatatgtgtgtgtatacatatatatatatatatatatatatatatatatatatatatatatatatatgtatatatatatatatatatatatatatatatatatatatatatatatatatatatatatatatatatatgtagtagtataattatatatgatataaaaaatatagaagtgtatatatatatttaaaatataatgcattttttaaacctttttaacttgtttaatggcatttgcattttcttttttttttagtttctaaatgAGATGAAATTAAGATTTTCAAAAGACCTTAAAGAGCTCCACCAATGGATGGGTGCCATGGGAAATGATGTTGTCAACCTTGCTAAGTCTAAGTATAAAGATGAATATGTTGTTGCAATATCTGCTGAAATTAGGTGTGAAATTGATGACAATTTGAAGAAaggtttttgtaaaattatttgtacataataaaatattataatatactattCCATATTTACAGGATTGTCCGCAGGActagtttaattataatttatttcatatttttagttttacattatCTCAGTCAATCTAGTTTTTTATTACATCAAGAATACCTGTTCTGAttgtacaatatatatatatatatatatatatatatatatatatatatatatatatatatatatatatatatatatatatatatatatatatatgtatatatatatatatatatatatatataaaatatactgtatgtttatattcttttaattttttttttaatcttatttttatataaatgttaattatAGATGCCATATTAAATGCTGCAGTTCTCTTATTGCCAAGATTGTTCAATGAATCAATTGATTGCTTGGTAACATTTGATTGTCAGCCGATACAGCTCACACCAACCATAAAAATGCCTAGTAGATAAAAACTGACAACTAAAGACTGCAGTGTTATTTTAGATAGGTGTACAATAATTGAACATTGTAGCGATATTGATGTGTCATTAGCAATGGCATGTGTTTTTGCTtcttactatatttttaatattgaatatcCTGTTAGACTGAAAAAtacattattgttttttgaacatATTGTATTTGGATTATCAAATAAAGAATGTCCTGTAACTTTATGCAGAATggcaaatactttaaataaggtcataatttaaaaaatatatatatttttttatatgtaattatcttctattttttatttattcaaaagttattattaaaataataataatatacttgtTTTTAGAAATGAGACACAACAACTAATATTAGTAATCGTGATGTTCATAGATGAAATGTTATCTCTCTTTTGTGTGAAATGATACTCATTTGTcacattttaaatacataattattgTTGAGTTGGTCGTTactttcttttacatataataCAATCACTATATAATAAgtacatataataaaatcacTTTATCTCATATGCTAGATAAGTAGGACTTTTTCAAAATTGGATGAATTTTCAATTCCcctataactttattaaatcatCTGCTAAACTAACCTCTATATTTTTTATGGTGAAACCTttgtaagttaatttttttgcagacCTTAAGCCGACCTAAAACAGTTTAAGGTCAGTGATTTATTGCTGATTTGAGTTTTTCTATTTCCAAGggttgtgtatatatacattaaaaagtagGATAGTTAGCCTGGTAGTGTAGACTAGTATAGCCTATAGTATAGGTGTATAGTATATAAGTCTATAGTATAGCCCAGGGGTTGGCAACCCACATCTGTTTTATTCGAATTGTGTGGTTCTTCAGCCTGTCCAAGTTTTGTTTAtgcttaaaatataatatataatataggaatAGCCTATAACATAGGTATTTATAAGTATAgcatatattttactaataatttaagttaactgATTGgcaattttaagttaataattttttttttttggtaaccTTTGCTCTTTAGTAaacctagtttttttttttatgtaactctaaaaaatgcatgattttttcagtaaacttgtaaaaaatatatttttatttagcaactaatttattattttaaatggcTGCAAGTAATGATATCTTATGTTTTACTTGTTGTACATGTGGTGCACAGAAAAATTCGCTTAACAAGTATTTGCAACATTTGTATATTATGCATGAACATACGGTTGGTTTTTTACAAATGTGCAATATTGATGGTTGTCCTGCTAAATACCCTTCTGTCAAAAGTTTACGTCAACATATGCGCAGGAAGCATAGTTTCTTTTACAATGCAGCTCAAATCAATGAGtctaaaaatattaactgtGAAACAATATTACCAgttgaacaaaatttattcaCTTTTGATAACACAATTGAAGAGTTTGATAATATCACTGACCGTAACAATCAAGCTACTAGATATTTTCATTCTAATTTAGATTGCACTTCTATGTCTCCACTAGACAATCTGCTTAGTAATATACAGCAACATTTTGCAATGTTTATAGTATCAATAGCAGAAAGGCATTCGATACCATCTGTTGTGCAAATTAATGTAGCCAATGAAGTTCAATCTTTGCTGACatattttaacaattgtttttcCAATCTTATAAAGCAGCAACTTGgcaacaaatttatatatagtagtgattttaatgaacttttaaattgtgATTTGCTTTTGGATACAgttttatctaaagttaattctagcaaaaaaattatttcatttagcaAGTCTCATTTAGGTCTTATTTTGCCAGTAGAAATAAAATTGCACAGCATAATAGACAATTTATATCAAGATAACTTAACAGCATCAAAAAGTGAAACTTTTCAGTATATACCAATTTTACCAttgctaaaaaagttagttGAAAATGAGTTTATCTGGAATTCAATCAAACGAAAACTTGAAAAAGATGAGTCtaataatacaaatttgttATGCTCATATTCGGAtggtttaacttttaaaaaacatgatgtttttaaagatGACAAGTATGCATTAAGAATTCATTTATATTGTGATGAGTTTGAGGTGTGTAATCCTATAGGTGCCCATCGTACAGTACATAAACTCTCggctttttactttttcttaggGAACATTGAAGAACAACATATTTCACAgcttcaaaatataaacttatgtaTTCTTGTAAAAGAAAAGTtcattaagaaatataaaacttacaaGCAAGTTTTAAGACCGTTAATTCAGGATTTGCTGACATTGCAAAATGAAGGTATTTTAGCCACAGTTGATGGTAAGCAGATTCGATTATTTGGAGGTATTGCAACTATATCTGCTGATAATCTTTCTGCTCATGCACTTGCTGGTTTTCGTCGCGTTTTTAATTCAGGGCGTTTTTGTCGTCAGTGTATGACTTCTTACGCTGACAAAAATAGAGTTATGACTGAATGCGATACGAGAATTCGAACTGATGAAATGCACCATTATCACTTGGCTGCGATTTCTGGTCAAGGTCTCATTTCTTCAAGTATGTATGGAGTTGAAAAACGCTGTCCTTTACTCGATCTATCATACTTTAATGTTACACAGTCTTTTCCACCGGACATTATGCACGATGTGTTAGAAGGTATCATACCACAATTAATAagcttaattttaataaagtttaaagagCAACACCTTATTACAGTGGAACAGATTAATACGgaacttaatatttttgaaattggtagaaatgacaaaaaaaacaagCCGGTACCATTTGTTGCACGTAATGGTACTTCTATCAACTTTGTCGGTTCTGCGTCACAAAAGTTTTGTATGTTTCGTTTACTGCCGTTTATAATTGGCAATCGCATACCAACATCCAATATGTATTGGTTGCTATATTTACAGCTTCGAGATATTGCAGATTACATATTTGCTCCAAAAATTTCCAAAACTGTATTGTCGTACCTTCAATTTTTAGTAGAGCACTTTTTGCAGAATTTCATTGAACTGTTTCCCAATAATTTAACACCTAAATTTCATTTCATGCTTCATTATGCTCGTCTAATCAATGAATATGGACCTTTGCGGTATTTATGGTGTATGCGTTTTGAAGCAAAACACTTGTATTTCAAAAAGTTGGCTTCTGTtattagaaatttcaaaaacataagCTACTCGCTTGCAAAACGACATCAGCTACGACAGTGTTGGGAAATGACATCCTCTGACttctttaaagaaaattataaaagttctaATCTGTGTTCAATT
This window contains:
- the LOC136087522 gene encoding uncharacterized protein LOC136087522 — its product is MAASNDILCFTCCTCGAQKNSLNKYLQHLYIMHEHTVGFLQMCNIDGCPAKYPSVKSLRQHMRRKHSFFYNAAQINESKNINCETILPVEQNLFTFDNTIEEFDNITDRNNQATRYFHSNLDCTSMSPLDNLLSNIQQHFAMFIVSIAERHSIPSVVQINVANEVQSLLTYFNNCFSNLIKQQLGNKFIYSSDFNELLNCDLLLDTVLSKVNSSKKIISFSKSHLGLILPVEIKLHSIIDNLYQDNLTASKSETFQYIPILPLLKKLVENEFIWNSIKRKLEKDESNNTNLLCSYSDGLTFKKHDVFKDDKYALRIHLYCDEFEVCNPIGAHRTVHKLSAFYFFLGNIEEQHISQLQNINLCILVKEKFIKKYKTYKQVLRPLIQDLLTLQNEGILATVDGKQIRLFGGIATISADNLSAHALAGFRRVFNSGRFCRQCMTSYADKNRVMTECDTRIRTDEMHHYHLAAISGQGLISSSMYGVEKRCPLLDLSYFNVTQSFPPDIMHDVLEGIIPQLISLILIKFKEQHLITVEQINTELNIFEIGRNDKKNKPVPFVARNGTSINFVGSASQKFCMFRLLPFIIGNRIPTSNMYWLLYLQLRDIADYIFAPKISKTVLSYLQFLVEHFLQNFIELFPNNLTPKFHFMLHYARLINEYGPLRYLWCMRFEAKHLYFKKLASVIRNFKNISYSLAKRHQLRQCWEMTSSDFFKENYKSSNLCSITFDSLSTCIQEKLMSFFVNDVFDKKETLWKCNAININGIQFHLHDTFILSLLHTEEIPLFFKIFHIIQFRQLWVFCGKLLVCDKYNAHMHAFRVKEDETLSICLPNEVCDYQLLDTYILQDGYTYITLRNLCFK